In Paralcaligenes sp. KSB-10, the following are encoded in one genomic region:
- a CDS encoding O-antigen translocase: MHRLKAALHFASSTLVKIAAGLFVIKFLAWKLGPDGFGLLGQLMTLVAITGMLAGGGIGNGLIKALSQSPANTREGGIWVSTAFTLAVLFATVIASMLIMFSPAISKGFLGGNFATVIIFLSLSQVFIGFGVLIQAEASSRGDSSLFATINIIGTLLGSIILAGAVVLSGLHGAAYGVTVTPVLTGIVAIFFVVRKHRHLLRYCKLRFDFERMRFLLSFSSLTLMGAISVPVAQMLIRNSIGQHIGWNQAGLWQGVIKISDVYMQFVGVILINYALPRLAALAEIRQSLAELRVILSWLLVTLLFGFFCIYVFRYWVIKLLFSQAFLPMADYFLPQMLGDLLRTTAAAISFMFISKGLVKIAFVFEASQGLLLFGTFKIFEGSTGGMAPFYAHVSTYFIATVAMVSALVIWAKMQQK, from the coding sequence TTGCATAGGCTAAAAGCAGCATTGCACTTTGCGTCCTCCACGCTTGTCAAGATTGCAGCTGGGCTTTTCGTGATTAAGTTTTTGGCCTGGAAGCTTGGCCCTGATGGTTTTGGGCTTTTGGGCCAACTGATGACTTTAGTGGCCATCACGGGAATGCTGGCAGGCGGTGGCATTGGGAATGGATTAATCAAGGCTCTATCACAATCCCCGGCGAACACTCGGGAAGGTGGTATTTGGGTATCAACGGCATTCACGCTGGCTGTTCTATTTGCGACAGTAATTGCATCCATGTTGATTATGTTTTCTCCTGCAATATCCAAAGGATTTTTAGGTGGAAATTTTGCGACGGTGATTATATTTTTATCATTATCGCAAGTATTTATTGGTTTCGGTGTTTTAATACAAGCTGAGGCGAGTAGTCGTGGCGATAGTAGTCTATTTGCTACTATTAATATAATTGGCACTCTATTAGGTTCAATAATCCTTGCCGGTGCTGTTGTCTTATCTGGGCTTCATGGTGCAGCATATGGGGTAACTGTGACCCCCGTCTTGACAGGGATAGTAGCAATTTTTTTTGTGGTTCGTAAACATCGTCACCTATTACGATATTGCAAACTGAGGTTCGATTTTGAAAGAATGCGGTTTTTGCTTTCATTTTCAAGCTTAACGCTCATGGGAGCTATTTCCGTGCCTGTAGCGCAAATGTTAATTCGGAATTCCATAGGTCAACATATTGGATGGAATCAAGCAGGGTTGTGGCAAGGCGTTATAAAAATATCCGACGTATATATGCAGTTTGTCGGTGTTATATTAATTAATTACGCACTGCCGAGGCTAGCGGCGCTAGCTGAAATACGCCAATCTTTGGCTGAATTAAGAGTAATTTTATCGTGGCTTTTAGTGACTTTATTATTCGGTTTTTTCTGTATTTATGTATTTCGTTATTGGGTAATTAAGTTACTTTTTTCTCAGGCATTTCTGCCGATGGCAGATTATTTCCTACCGCAGATGTTAGGTGATCTACTCCGGACAACTGCTGCAGCAATTTCATTTATGTTTATATCAAAGGGGCTTGTCAAAATTGCCTTTGTATTTGAAGCATCTCAGGGCCTTCTTCTTTTCGGGACATTTAAGATCTTTGAAGGCTCGACAGGAGGAATGGCTCCCTTTTACGCTCATGTTTCTACGTATTTTATAGCTACAGTTGCTATGGTTTCGGCTTTGGTCATTTGGGCGAAGATGCAACAAAAATGA